Proteins encoded in a region of the Anopheles ziemanni chromosome 2, idAnoZiCoDA_A2_x.2, whole genome shotgun sequence genome:
- the LOC131281697 gene encoding hormone receptor 4-like, whose product MTLSRGPYSELDKMSLFQDLKLKRRKVDSRCSSDGESIADTSTSSPDLLQPLSPKMCDAASSLPPTKPPMYDNGTATNAAAAGCSGDGDAALKDDVYNSNRTSPDSSPAVSVEGRPSRNTGATSLGSSSGASVIRSVADERQCRSVSPPTTTTAGLTSTNISDSAAGNGNSSSTASTTNDNGTNNTAARLAGGKLYTGHSTSSSGSSRSSSSNNSNNNNNVTIKNSHQLLHQQQSQQRSCEADDDRKDDGHVTNAHTVGPGERPHVTVLVTPPSSRIKGAPSSGGGGTEGGGVTNAAAAAAAVAAAATTLVTLGMRKQQSLPLPPPPPPPPTSSSSTATASLTSSSCSSVSVLPSTARSPSSDLTGAAPPVLPASGDAEATVDRNAGSDTAPNGVSNREGLNAHGSDSEPSRHRSNNSSAALVACSLSTSSTTTSTTSSSQSAIFTHQSMAGGVPMSPKIASSQIVESTMPAVGGGGSSQQQHVLITQQQMLQAMQQQIRIKKERQQHQMVIASSTMLNNNRQMNSHNFAAQHAQQQLFIKRERMPHPPGTPVSSHATVVRQSASPVSMINSSTSHMQPPMSPQQQQPHRPPSSPLQVASSSAGSQQHHQQHAPQTHVIIKRERGLAIHQQQLQQHQSASMGTTGSSSGGNGTGSGPIGSPTASSTTAVTPSSTAAAAAAAAAAAALQLRHPIRDAAILFRVKNEASSLPAATTAANLLAAQQQHQQQHHRMVWPGSAAVQAVTQGATAHRINGVKPEVIGGPLPPIRSQISSPHHQQQQQHSPHHPHQSQQSPQHHTSPGPNASQTPPRVTPTVIMGESCGVRTMVWSYDAPVHVHNPSLSNNGSSTGNGSAGSSQGSSTVGSNSGSTQQHQTNHHHQLLQHQQQHHHQQQQQHHHHHQQQQQQHQQQQQQLQQQHNGGAGNNGIGSISTSSNNSNSSNGSNSQSNVSPSSNNEEAAHLLLSLGQSVVPTTSAAAAAAVAAAAAAVVVGHTQWQNTNHHRTGLPLNMERLWAGDYGQFPTGPHQTQQQQQALNLTAQQQQSLGWNLGGAPGGPKKELLDDMPPDEDDQPLVCMICEDKATGLHYGIITCEGCKGFFKRTVQNRRVYTCVADGTCEITKAQRNRCQYCRFKKCIEQGMVLQAVREDRMPGGRNSGAVYNLYKVKYKKHKKNNQKATNAKLMQGAGGLGSTVTGFGGGAGGLGIGVGAGGGPHDSGGGVGSDGDSTKSTGLYQQQNQQHPSHPQQHLPSTTSPAMVKSEGLNHLSSHLVNGTILKTALTNPSEIVHLRHRLDNAVSSSKDRSISYEQALNMIHTLIDCDAMEDIATLPHFSEFLADKSEIGDKLCNIGDSIVHKLVSWTRKLPFYTDIPVEIHTKLLTDKWHEILVLTTAAYQAMHGKKSINPVQTQPSNVVLAPDKNDPEFTEEITSHLHTLQSCLTTLMGHPISIEQLKIDVGQMVEKMTQITIMFRRIKLKMEEYVCLKVYILLNKEVELESIQERYIQVLRSYLQHTMPHNPNRLGDLLAHIPEIQTAASLLLESKMFYVPFVLNSANIR is encoded by the exons ATGACACTGAGCCGTGGACCATACAGCGAGCTCGATAAAATGAGCCTTTTTCAAGATTTGAAATTAAAGCGAAGAAAAGTCGACTCACGATGTAGCAGCGACGGTGAATCGATAGCCGACACGAGCACATCTTCGCCAGATCTTCTGCAGCCTCTGTCACCCAAGATGTGTG ATGCAGCGTCCTCGTTACCACCAACAAAGCCACCGATGTACGATAACGGGACTGCAACAAACGCGGCTGCTGCCGGCTGCTCTGGCGATGGCGACGCCGCTCTGAAGGACGACGTGTACAACAGCAACCGAACGTCGCCCGATTCATCGCCCGCAGTGTCCGTAGAAGGGCGACCGTCCAGGAATACCGGTGCTACGAGCCTCGGGAGCAGTAGCGGAGCAAGTGTGATACGTTCGGTGGCCGATGAACGGCAATGCCGTTCGGTGAGTCCACCGACTACTACTACTGCGGGCCTCACGAGCACCAACATTAGTGATAGTGCAGCTGGCAACGGCAATAGTAGTAGCACCGCGAGTACTACTAATGACAACGGAACCAACAACACTGCTGCACGGCTCGCTGGCGGCAAGCTCTACACCGGCCATAGTACCAGTAGTAGTGGCAGTAGTAGAAGTAGTAGCAGTAACAATAGTAATAACAACAATAACGTAACTATTAAAAACTCGCATCAGTTGCTGCATCAACAGCAGTCACAGCAGAGAAGCTGCGAAGCAGACGACGATCGTAAGGATGATGGGCACGTTACGAATGCTCACACTGTTGGACCCGGTGAAAGGCCACATGTGACGGTCCTTGTTACCCCACCGTCGTCACGTATCAAAGGTGCGCCGTCAagtggcggcggtggcacGGAAGGCGGAGGTGTGACGAATGCAGCTGCGGCCGCTGCAGCCGTGGCGGCTGCGGCAACGACACTAGTGACGCTGGGAATGCGGAAGCAGCAGTCGCTGCCTCTTccgccacctccaccgcctcctcccacttcctcctcctccactgcAACAGCTTCTttgacatcatcatcatgctcGTCAGTGTCGGTCCTCCCATCCACCGCTCGGTCTCCCTCATCCGACCTGACCGGTGCGGCACCACCAGTCTTACCGGCCTCGGGTGATGCCGAGGCGACAGTCGATCGTAATGCCGGCAGCGACACTGCACCAAACGGTGTATCCAATCGCGAAGGCCTCAATGCGCACGGGAGTGATAGCGAGCCTAGCAGGCACCGCAGCAACAACTCCTCCGCAGCATTAGTTGCATGTTCCTTGTCCACGTCCTCGACAACGACCTCGACAACGTCATCCTCCCAGTCTGCAATCTTCACTCATCAGTCGATGGCGGGGGGTGTTCCGATGTCTCCAAAGATTGCATCTAGTCAGATTGTTGAATCAACGATGCCTGctgttggtggtggcggcTCTAGCCAGCAACAGCATGTCTTGATAACGCAACAACAGATGCTACAGGCGATGCAGCAGCAGATAAGAATAAAGAAAGAGCGCCAG cagcatcaaatGGTAATTGCTAGTTCAACAATGCTCAATAACAATCGGCAGATGAACAGCCACAACTTTGCTGCCCAGCATGCACAACAGCAGTTGTTCATCAAGCGTGAGCGTATGCCGCACCCTCCGGGAACACCTGTATCTTCACATGCGACCGTGGTGCGGCAATCTGCTAGTCCAGTGTCGATGATTAATAGTAGCACCTCACATATGCAGCCCCCAATGTCtccgcaacagcagcagccacaTCGGCCACCTAGCAGCCCGCTACAGGTCGCATCATCCAGTGCCGGTTCGCAGCAACACCATCAACAACATGCACCTCAAACGCATGTGATCATAAAGCGTGAGCGCGGTTTGGCcatccatcagcagcagcttcagcaGCATCAGTCCGCATCTATGGGGACAACCGGCTCCTCCAGCGGGGGGAATGGCACAGGATCGGGTCCGATTGGCAGTCCCACGGCAAGCAGTACGACTGCTGTAACACCCTCGTCCACGGCTGCAGCGGCtgcggcagcggcggccgcTGCCGCTCTGCAACTCCGGCATCCTATTCGTGATGCCGCGATACTGTTTCGTGTTAAAAATGAAGCCAGTTCCTTGCCGGCTGCGACGACTGCTGCTAACTTGCTTGCTgcccagcaacagcatcagcagcaacaccatcgaatggtTTGGCCGGGCTCCGCCGCTGTCCAAGCTGTAACACAAGGAGCTACAGCGCACCGTATAAACGGGGTTAAGCCAGAAGTGATCGGTGGACCGCTACCACCTATAAGAAGCCAAATATCATCTccacaccatcagcagcagcagcaacattcaCCACATCATCCGCATCAATCGCAGCAGTCGCCGCAACACCATACCAGCCCGGGCCCGAATGCGTCACAGACACCGCCACGTGTCACACCGACGGTCATTATGGGCGAATCTTGTGGGGTTCGTACGATGGTGTGGAGTTACGATGCTCCCGTACACGTGCATAACCCTTCGTTATCCAATAATGGGAGTTCCACTGGTAACGGGTCAGCAGGATCGTCCCAAGGATCCTCAACCGTTGGAAGTAATAGTGGGAGTACCCAGCAACATCAAacgaaccaccaccatcagctcttgcaacatcaacagcaacatcatcatcagcaacagcagcagcatcatcatcatcatcagcagcaacagcagcagcaccagcagcaacaacaacaacttcaacaacaaca CAATGGTGGAGCGGGAAACAATGGTATCGGTAGTATCAGTACCAGTAGTAACaatagcaacagcagcaatggCAGCAATTCCCAAAGCAACGTGTCCCCCAGCAGTAACAACGAAGAAGCGGCCCATCTGCTGTTGAGCTTAGGGCAATCCGTGGTGCCTACAACgtcagcggcagcagcagcagctgttgCAGCCGCGGCGGCGGCCGTTGTGGTTGGGCACACGCAGTGGCAAAACACCAATCACCACCGTACTGGGTTACCCCTCAATATGGAGCGTCTTTGGGCCGGTGACTATGGCCAATTCCCGACCGGACCGCATCagacacagcagcagcagcaggccctCAATCTCACAGCTCAACAGCAGCAAAGTTTAGGCTGGAACCTCGGTGGAGCTCCCGGGGGGCCCAAGAAG gAGCTTCTGGACGACATGCCTCCAGACGAGGACGACCAACCGCTGGTGTGCATGATCTGTGAGGATAAGGCGACGGGACTACATTACGGTATTATAACGTGTGAAGGATGCAAGGGCTTTTTCAAACGGACCGTGCAGAACCGCAGAGTGTACACGTGTGTGGCCGATGGAACTTGCGAGATCACTAAAGCCCAGAGGAACCGCTGCCAGTATTGTAGgtttaaaaagtgcatcgagcAAGGAATGGTGCTGCAAG CGGTACGAGAGGATCGGATGCCCGGTGGACGTAACAGTGGTGCGGTTTATAATCTGTACAAAGTTAAATATaagaaacataagaaaaataacCAGAAGGCAACCAACGCAAAACTGATGCAAGGTGCCGGCGGGCTGGGAAGTACTGTTACAGGctttggtggtggtgccggCGGTCTAGGTATCGGTGTAGGTGCTGGTGGCGGCCCCCATGACAGTGGCGGTGGGGTAGGCTCCGATGGAGACAGCACGAAGTCGACGGGCCTTTATCAACAGCAGAACCAACAGCATCCTTCCCACCCGCAGCAGCATCTGCCCTCGACGACGTCGCCAGCGATGGTAAAGTCGGAAGGATTGAATCACTTGTCGTCGCATCTGGTGAATGGCACCATCCTGAAAACGGCCCTTACCAATCCAAGCGAGATAGTGCATTTACGCCATCGGCTAGATAATGCCGTCAGCTCGTCCAAGGATCGGTCGATCTCATACGAGCAAGCCTTGAACATGATACATACCCTTATAGACTGTGATGCTATGGAAGACATAGCTACCCTACCGCATTTTAGTGAATTCCTCGCTGACAAGTCGGAGATTGGCGACAAGCTATGCAACATTGGTGACTCGATCGTGCATAAGCTGGTGTCGTGGACGCGCAAACTACCATTCTACACCGATATACCGGTAGAGATTCACACCAAGCTGCTGACTGACAAGTGGCACGAGATCCTGGTCCTGACGACTGCTGCCTACCAGGCGATGCACGGCAAGAAAAGCATTAATCCGGTGCAAACGCAACCTAGCAATGTTGTATTGGCGCCGGACAAGAATGATCCAGAATTTACGGAAGAG